A window of the Aeromicrobium phoceense genome harbors these coding sequences:
- a CDS encoding GNAT family N-acetyltransferase has translation MALRQPVEIRDVEVDDAASLIDLWSACAEAVSDEGSEAFTQQGLWRCPSEAEAREAIEFNAREHRRRFLVALVGGEVVAAAAADLATLNPITMSRVMIVSDLQVRPSHRRRSIASALLAVVAAHAEEEECELVLASSAAHAREPNRYLTKLGFNQIAVLRAIPVGKLNARLAAKASGSRETGRLLAVRRSLRRRAAVRG, from the coding sequence ATGGCATTGCGCCAGCCGGTCGAGATCCGAGATGTCGAGGTCGACGACGCAGCGTCCCTCATCGATCTGTGGTCCGCGTGTGCCGAGGCCGTCAGCGACGAGGGGTCCGAGGCGTTCACGCAGCAGGGCCTGTGGAGGTGTCCCTCCGAGGCCGAGGCCCGCGAGGCGATCGAGTTCAACGCCCGCGAGCACCGCCGGCGCTTCCTGGTCGCGCTCGTCGGCGGCGAGGTGGTGGCGGCCGCGGCCGCCGACCTCGCCACGCTCAACCCCATCACGATGTCGCGGGTGATGATCGTGTCCGACCTGCAGGTCCGGCCCAGTCACCGGCGCCGCTCGATCGCCTCCGCCCTGCTGGCGGTCGTCGCCGCCCACGCCGAGGAGGAGGAGTGCGAGCTCGTGCTGGCGTCCTCCGCCGCCCACGCGCGCGAGCCCAACCGCTACCTCACGAAGCTGGGCTTCAACCAGATCGCGGTCCTGCGCGCGATCCCCGTCGGCAAGCTCAACGCGCGGCTCGCGGCCAAGGCCTCCGGCTCGCGCGAGACCGGCCGGCTGCTGGCGGTCCGGCGCTCGCTGCGCCGCCGCGCGGCCGTCCGCGGCTGA
- a CDS encoding ANTAR domain-containing response regulator, translated as MTDPERSTAPAPRVVIAEDEALIRMDLAEMLVEQGYEVVGEAADGQVAVDLAREHRPDLVMMDVQMPGVDGITAASQIAAERIAPVVMLTAFSQRELVDRAREAGAMAYLVKPFTASDLVPAIEMARSRYAELRALEAEVGDLNEQLATRKVVERAKSVLQESLGLTEPEAFRWIQKTAMDVRLSMRQVAEAVIENGPSLQG; from the coding sequence GTGACCGACCCAGAACGCTCGACCGCCCCCGCGCCCCGTGTGGTGATCGCCGAGGACGAAGCCCTCATCCGGATGGACCTCGCCGAGATGCTCGTCGAGCAGGGCTACGAGGTCGTCGGTGAGGCCGCCGACGGGCAGGTCGCCGTCGATCTCGCCCGCGAGCACCGCCCCGACCTGGTGATGATGGACGTCCAGATGCCCGGCGTCGACGGGATCACCGCCGCCTCGCAGATCGCGGCCGAGCGCATCGCGCCGGTCGTCATGCTCACCGCGTTCAGCCAGCGCGAGCTCGTCGACCGGGCGCGCGAGGCCGGCGCGATGGCGTACCTCGTGAAGCCGTTCACCGCGTCCGACCTGGTCCCGGCGATCGAGATGGCCCGCAGCCGCTACGCGGAGCTGCGCGCCCTCGAGGCCGAGGTCGGTGACCTCAACGAGCAGCTCGCCACGCGCAAGGTGGTCGAACGGGCCAAGTCCGTGCTCCAGGAAAGTCTCGGACTGACCGAGCCGGAGGCGTTCCGATGGATCCAGAAGACGGCCATGGACGTGAGGCTCTCGATGCGGCAGGTGGCCGAGGCCGTCATCGAGAACGGGCCGTCGTTGCAGGGTTGA
- a CDS encoding branched-chain amino acid ABC transporter permease codes for MDLGNIIDAAFSNAFGPQAIVFALAAIGLNIHFGYTGLLNFGQAGFMAVGAYGLAVTMVRLDLPLFVGIAAGLFASLLLALVLGVPTLRLRADYLAIVTIAAAEILRLVFGAVETKAVFGGSNGLNGFTDTWNSLNPYSGGIDVGFASWGPNDLWAMTVGWAVVALCCLLTWALMRSPWGRVLRSIREDEDAVRSLGKNVFLYKMQALMLGGMIGGLGGIFYALKQASVVPSDYSTNLTFFAYTALLIGGAARVLGPVVGSMIFWFLISGLGEFFSQATSGVDPLIPASVMTDTQASLIRYILMGLGLMLLMIFRPQGIFGDRREIALDDR; via the coding sequence ATGGACCTCGGCAACATCATCGATGCGGCGTTCTCCAACGCCTTCGGCCCGCAGGCGATCGTGTTCGCGCTCGCCGCGATCGGCCTCAACATCCACTTCGGCTACACCGGCCTGCTGAACTTCGGCCAGGCCGGCTTCATGGCGGTCGGCGCCTACGGCCTCGCGGTCACGATGGTCCGGCTCGACCTGCCGCTGTTCGTCGGCATCGCGGCCGGCCTGTTCGCGTCGCTCCTGCTGGCCCTGGTGCTCGGTGTACCCACGCTGAGACTCCGGGCCGACTACCTGGCGATCGTCACCATCGCGGCGGCGGAGATCCTGCGCCTCGTGTTCGGTGCCGTCGAGACCAAGGCCGTCTTCGGCGGCTCGAACGGCCTCAACGGCTTCACCGACACGTGGAACAGCCTCAACCCCTACTCGGGCGGCATCGACGTGGGCTTCGCGTCCTGGGGTCCCAACGACCTGTGGGCCATGACGGTCGGCTGGGCCGTCGTCGCGCTGTGCTGCCTCCTCACCTGGGCGCTCATGCGCAGCCCGTGGGGCCGCGTGCTCCGCTCGATCCGCGAGGACGAGGACGCCGTGCGCTCGCTGGGCAAGAACGTCTTCCTCTACAAGATGCAGGCGCTCATGCTCGGCGGCATGATCGGCGGCCTGGGCGGCATCTTCTACGCGCTCAAGCAGGCCTCGGTCGTCCCGTCGGACTACAGCACCAACCTGACGTTCTTCGCCTACACGGCACTGCTGATCGGTGGCGCGGCCCGTGTGCTCGGCCCCGTCGTCGGCTCGATGATCTTCTGGTTCCTCATCAGTGGCCTCGGCGAGTTCTTCAGCCAGGCCACCAGTGGCGTCGACCCGCTGATCCCGGCCTCGGTCATGACCGACACGCAGGCCAGCCTGATCCGCTACATCCTCATGGGCCTCGGCCTCATGCTGCTGATGATCTTCCGACCCCAGGGGATCTTCGGCGACCGAAGGGAGATCGCGCTCGATGACCGTTGA
- a CDS encoding ABC transporter substrate-binding protein — MKRSTTTLRLAALASASALVLAACGGGDDSSDDKDTSVAKGDGEFVVGSLLPQTGSLAFLGPPEFAGVDLAVQEINEAGGVLGKDARHVKGDSGDTDSGIAPTETDKLIKAKSDVIVGAASSGVSMTVIDKILAAGVVQYSPANTSTDFDNGKYGEPDLYFRTAPSDVLQGAVMANLLVEDGRQNVAILARQDSYGETLAEQVKKGLEAAGSKVAVTSFYGEKAPSYDSQVDDVAAAKPDAVVLIAFDETKKIVPQLVSKGVGPQDVATYFVDGNVADYSDQSFAPELQGVKGTVPGAEAADDFKKRLLGVDPKLKDYSYSAESYDAVITSALAAVAAGTESGEAIASELVEITKGGEKCTTYKDCVALLEDDKDIDYDGVSGPIEFGETGSPTSASIGIYEYDAKGGYKAVNYIAGDI; from the coding sequence ATGAAGCGCTCCACCACGACGCTCCGTCTGGCCGCACTGGCCAGTGCCAGCGCACTCGTCCTCGCTGCCTGTGGCGGCGGCGACGACAGCTCTGACGACAAAGACACGTCCGTAGCGAAGGGTGACGGCGAGTTCGTCGTCGGTTCGCTGCTCCCGCAGACCGGCAGCCTGGCCTTCCTCGGCCCGCCGGAGTTCGCGGGTGTGGACCTCGCCGTCCAGGAGATCAACGAGGCCGGTGGCGTCCTGGGCAAGGACGCGCGCCACGTCAAGGGCGACTCGGGCGACACCGACTCGGGCATCGCGCCGACCGAGACCGACAAGCTGATCAAGGCCAAGTCCGACGTCATCGTCGGTGCCGCCTCGTCGGGCGTCTCCATGACGGTCATCGACAAGATCCTCGCCGCCGGCGTGGTGCAGTACTCGCCCGCCAACACGTCGACCGACTTCGACAACGGCAAGTACGGCGAGCCCGACCTCTACTTCCGCACGGCTCCGTCCGACGTCCTGCAGGGTGCCGTCATGGCCAACCTGCTGGTCGAGGACGGCCGCCAGAACGTCGCGATCCTCGCGCGTCAGGACTCCTACGGTGAGACCCTGGCCGAGCAGGTCAAGAAGGGCCTCGAGGCCGCCGGCTCCAAGGTCGCCGTCACGTCGTTCTACGGCGAGAAGGCTCCTTCGTACGACTCGCAGGTCGACGATGTCGCCGCGGCCAAGCCCGACGCCGTCGTGCTGATCGCGTTCGACGAGACGAAGAAGATCGTCCCGCAGCTGGTCAGCAAGGGTGTCGGCCCGCAGGACGTCGCCACGTACTTCGTCGACGGCAACGTCGCGGACTACTCGGACCAGTCCTTCGCTCCGGAGCTCCAGGGCGTCAAGGGCACGGTCCCCGGCGCCGAGGCGGCGGACGACTTCAAGAAGCGTCTGCTGGGCGTCGACCCGAAGCTGAAGGACTACTCCTACTCGGCGGAGTCCTACGACGCCGTGATCACGTCGGCCCTCGCGGCCGTCGCGGCCGGCACCGAGTCGGGCGAGGCCATCGCCTCCGAGCTCGTCGAGATCACCAAGGGTGGCGAGAAGTGCACGACCTACAAGGACTGCGTCGCGCTGCTCGAGGATGACAAGGACATCGACTACGACGGTGTCTCCGGTCCCATCGAGTTCGGTGAGACGGGCAGCCCGACGTCCGCCTCGATCGGCATCTACGAGTACGACGCCAAGGGCGGCTACAAGGCCGTCAACTACATCGCGGGCGACATCTGA
- a CDS encoding glutamate synthase small subunit: MADPRGFMTTPRQVAERRPVEERVNDWNEVYPGGAGRALLPIISEQAGRCMDCGIPFCHQGCPLGNLIPEWNDLVWRDDWEDAIDRLHATNNFPEFTGRLCPAPCETACVVGINRDPVTIKNVEVSIIDKAWDMHNVKPETPEWLTGKTVAVVGSGPAGLAVAQQLTRAGHTVAVYERDDKAGGLLRYGIPEFKMEKSHVDRRINQMQREGTVFRTGVAVGEAITGQQLRERYDAVVLAIGSTVRRDLPAPGREFAGIHQAMDYLPQANRVAVGETVEDQILATGKDVVIIGGGDTGADCLGTAIRQRARSVTSLEIMPRPSEERADAHPWPTYPMIYRVASAHEEGGERVYAVSTKEFEGDEDGNVSGLRITEVEMVDGRFQEVPGSEKVLPAQLVLFAMGFTGPETGGVVEQLGVDLDERGNIKRDLDYMSSVEGVFVAGDAGRGQSLIVWAIAEGRGAAAGVDAWLTGSTTLPTPIPPTARPLMV; the protein is encoded by the coding sequence GTGGCTGATCCCCGAGGTTTCATGACCACGCCCCGCCAGGTGGCCGAGCGCCGCCCGGTCGAGGAGCGGGTGAACGACTGGAACGAGGTGTACCCCGGCGGTGCGGGCCGAGCCCTGCTGCCGATCATCTCGGAGCAGGCCGGACGCTGCATGGACTGCGGCATCCCGTTCTGCCACCAGGGCTGCCCGCTGGGCAACCTGATCCCCGAGTGGAACGACCTGGTCTGGCGCGACGACTGGGAGGACGCGATCGATCGCCTGCATGCGACGAACAACTTCCCCGAGTTCACGGGGCGCCTGTGCCCGGCGCCGTGCGAGACCGCCTGCGTGGTGGGGATCAACCGCGATCCCGTCACCATCAAGAACGTCGAGGTCTCGATCATCGACAAGGCCTGGGACATGCACAACGTCAAGCCCGAGACGCCCGAGTGGCTGACCGGCAAGACGGTGGCCGTCGTCGGCTCCGGGCCCGCGGGCCTGGCGGTCGCGCAGCAGCTGACGCGCGCCGGCCACACCGTGGCGGTCTACGAACGCGACGACAAGGCCGGCGGCCTGCTGCGCTACGGCATCCCCGAGTTCAAGATGGAGAAGTCGCACGTCGACCGCCGCATCAACCAGATGCAGCGCGAGGGCACGGTCTTCCGCACGGGCGTCGCGGTGGGCGAGGCGATCACGGGACAGCAGCTGCGTGAGCGCTACGACGCCGTCGTGCTCGCGATCGGCTCCACCGTCCGTCGCGACCTGCCCGCTCCCGGCCGCGAGTTCGCCGGCATCCACCAGGCGATGGACTACCTGCCGCAGGCCAACCGCGTCGCGGTGGGCGAGACGGTCGAGGACCAGATCCTGGCCACCGGCAAGGACGTCGTCATCATCGGCGGCGGCGACACCGGCGCCGACTGCCTCGGCACCGCGATCCGCCAGCGCGCGCGCTCGGTCACCAGCCTGGAGATCATGCCGCGTCCCAGCGAGGAGCGCGCCGACGCCCACCCGTGGCCGACGTACCCGATGATCTACCGGGTCGCGTCCGCCCACGAGGAGGGTGGCGAGCGGGTCTACGCCGTCTCCACCAAGGAGTTCGAGGGCGACGAGGACGGCAACGTCAGCGGCCTGCGGATCACCGAGGTCGAGATGGTCGACGGCCGCTTCCAGGAGGTGCCGGGCAGCGAGAAGGTGCTTCCGGCCCAGCTCGTGCTCTTCGCCATGGGCTTCACAGGTCCCGAGACCGGCGGCGTCGTCGAGCAGCTCGGCGTCGACCTGGACGAGCGCGGCAACATCAAGCGCGACCTGGACTACATGTCCAGCGTCGAGGGCGTCTTCGTGGCCGGCGACGCCGGTCGCGGACAGTCGCTGATCGTGTGGGCCATCGCGGAAGGGCGCGGCGCGGCCGCCGGCGTGGACGCCTGGCTCACCGGTTCGACCACGCTTCCGACGCCGATTCCGCCCACGGCGCGACCGCTCATGGTCTGA
- the pyk gene encoding pyruvate kinase gives MRRAKIVCTLGPATDTAERILELAIAGMDVARLNMSHGEQSEQLRRLERVRQAADATGKAIAVLADLQGPKIRLGRFSDGPHELNFGDRFTITTRDVEGVRDECSTTYSGLPGDVQAGDEILIDDGKVRLRATEVTETDVVTTVEVPGEVSNNKGINLPGVNVSVPAMSEKDIDDLRWALRAGVDFIALSFVRSAEDADDVRAIMDEEGIHRPIIAKIEKPQAVANLDEIVDAFDGFMVARGDLGVELPLEDVPIVQKLIIEKARRNAKPVIVATQMLESMISAPRPTRAEASDVANAVLDGADAVMLSGETSVGRFPIQTVRIMARIIASTEDHGLPRMAAFTWEPKTTTGIICRAASQVAASVEADLMIAFTTTGDSARRMARYRSSIPVLAFTPHTLVRSQLALTWGVETFLTPEISHTDQIALQVDRELLGQQRCEQGRRVVIVAGAPPGIPGSTNALRVHKMGDAINRVVAAYDPDEAPPTIG, from the coding sequence GTGCGTAGAGCCAAGATCGTCTGCACCCTGGGACCCGCGACCGACACTGCTGAACGCATCCTCGAGCTGGCGATAGCCGGCATGGACGTGGCTCGGCTCAACATGAGCCACGGGGAGCAGAGCGAACAGCTCCGCCGGCTCGAACGCGTCCGCCAGGCGGCCGACGCCACCGGCAAGGCGATCGCCGTGCTGGCCGACCTCCAGGGCCCCAAGATCCGCCTCGGGCGCTTCTCCGACGGACCTCACGAGCTGAACTTCGGCGACCGCTTCACGATCACCACGCGCGACGTCGAGGGCGTCCGCGACGAGTGCTCGACGACGTACTCGGGTCTGCCCGGCGACGTCCAGGCCGGCGACGAGATCCTCATCGACGACGGCAAGGTGCGCCTGCGCGCCACCGAGGTCACCGAGACCGACGTCGTCACCACGGTCGAGGTGCCCGGCGAGGTCAGCAACAACAAGGGCATCAACCTGCCCGGCGTGAACGTCAGCGTGCCCGCGATGAGCGAGAAGGACATCGACGACCTGCGCTGGGCGCTTCGCGCGGGCGTGGACTTCATCGCGCTGTCCTTCGTGCGCAGCGCCGAGGACGCCGACGACGTGCGCGCGATCATGGACGAGGAGGGCATCCACCGCCCGATCATCGCCAAGATCGAGAAGCCGCAGGCCGTGGCGAACCTCGACGAGATCGTCGACGCGTTCGACGGCTTCATGGTCGCCCGCGGCGACCTGGGCGTCGAGCTGCCGCTTGAGGACGTGCCGATCGTGCAGAAGCTCATCATCGAGAAGGCGCGCCGCAACGCCAAGCCGGTCATCGTCGCCACCCAGATGCTCGAGTCGATGATCTCGGCACCGCGGCCCACCCGCGCCGAGGCCAGCGACGTCGCGAACGCGGTGCTCGACGGTGCCGACGCGGTGATGCTCTCGGGCGAGACCAGCGTGGGGCGCTTCCCGATCCAGACCGTGCGCATCATGGCGCGGATCATCGCGTCCACCGAGGACCACGGCCTGCCGCGCATGGCCGCCTTCACGTGGGAGCCCAAGACCACGACCGGCATCATCTGCCGGGCCGCCTCGCAGGTCGCGGCGTCGGTCGAGGCCGACCTGATGATCGCCTTCACCACCACGGGCGACTCCGCCCGCCGCATGGCGCGCTACCGCTCGTCGATCCCGGTCCTGGCCTTCACGCCGCACACGCTCGTGAGGAGCCAGTTGGCGCTCACGTGGGGCGTCGAGACGTTCCTGACGCCCGAGATCAGCCACACGGACCAGATCGCACTGCAGGTCGACCGCGAGCTGCTCGGCCAGCAGCGCTGCGAGCAGGGCCGGCGCGTCGTCATCGTGGCCGGTGCCCCTCCGGGAATCCCCGGGTCCACCAACGCGCTGCGCGTGCACAAGATGGGCGACGCGATCAACCGGGTCGTCGCGGCCTATGACCCCGACGAGGCCCCGCCCACCATCGGCTGA
- a CDS encoding ABC transporter ATP-binding protein: MSDAIPTPQTPEAERRKHIEGADGAVVRADNLIAGYLPGVNILNGADLYCQPGELVGIIGPNGAGKSTLLKALFGLVKIHSGTVLLGGEEITNKRADVLVSQGIGFVPQTNNVFPSLTIEENLEMGCYQAPSKFKDRFAFVTDLFPTLGQRAKQRAGSLSGGERQMVAMGRALMMEPSVLLLDEPSAGLSPVMQDEVFVQTRKINQAGVSIIMVEQNARRCLQICDRGYVLDQGTTAYSGTGRELANDPKVIELYLGTLGRQAG; this comes from the coding sequence ATGAGCGACGCGATCCCCACTCCCCAGACGCCGGAGGCCGAGCGCCGCAAGCACATCGAGGGCGCCGACGGCGCCGTCGTGCGCGCGGACAACCTCATCGCCGGCTACCTGCCGGGCGTGAACATCCTCAACGGTGCCGACCTGTACTGCCAGCCCGGCGAGCTGGTCGGCATCATCGGCCCGAACGGCGCCGGCAAGTCCACCTTGCTCAAGGCCCTGTTCGGGCTCGTGAAGATCCACTCCGGCACCGTCCTGCTCGGCGGCGAGGAGATCACGAACAAGCGCGCCGACGTCCTGGTCAGCCAGGGCATCGGGTTCGTCCCGCAGACGAACAACGTGTTCCCGAGCCTCACGATCGAGGAGAACCTCGAGATGGGCTGTTACCAGGCCCCCTCGAAGTTCAAGGACCGGTTCGCCTTCGTCACCGACCTGTTCCCCACGCTCGGCCAGCGGGCCAAGCAGCGGGCCGGCTCGCTGTCCGGTGGTGAGCGCCAGATGGTCGCCATGGGCCGCGCGCTCATGATGGAGCCCTCCGTGCTGCTGCTGGACGAGCCCTCCGCGGGCCTGTCCCCCGTCATGCAGGACGAGGTCTTTGTGCAGACCCGCAAGATCAACCAGGCCGGCGTCTCGATCATCATGGTCGAGCAGAACGCTCGTCGCTGCCTGCAGATCTGCGACCGCGGCTACGTCCTGGACCAGGGCACCACGGCCTACAGCGGCACCGGCCGCGAGCTGGCGAACGACCCGAAGGTGATCGAGCTCTACCTCGGCACCCTGGGGCGCCAGGCGGGCTGA
- a CDS encoding ABC transporter ATP-binding protein gives MTVDITGAREALAALPNDPGVRKPDPIVVGDDITRTFGGLKAVDVQHVEIQRGVITALIGPNGAGKTTLFNLLTGFDIPDSGSWAFNDNSLAKVPAYKVARLGMVRTFQLTKVLSKLTVIENMRLGATGQRGEKFFPSILKTLWRGQEDEITARADDLLARFKLDAKREDFAGSLSGGQRKLLEMARALMVDPELIMLDEPMAGVNPALKQSLLGHVKSLRDEGRTVLFVEHDMDMVRDISDWVIVMAQGQIVAEGTPEAVMADQRVIDAYLGAHHDEDLTELDEDQLAQQVEAEIEAEESDK, from the coding sequence ATGACCGTTGACATCACAGGTGCCCGCGAGGCACTCGCCGCCCTGCCCAACGATCCGGGCGTGCGCAAGCCCGACCCGATCGTGGTGGGCGACGACATCACCCGCACGTTCGGCGGACTCAAGGCCGTCGACGTCCAGCACGTCGAGATCCAGCGTGGTGTCATCACCGCGCTGATCGGACCGAACGGCGCCGGCAAGACCACGCTGTTCAACCTGCTCACCGGGTTCGACATCCCCGACAGCGGCTCGTGGGCGTTCAACGACAACTCGCTGGCCAAGGTTCCCGCCTACAAGGTGGCGCGCCTGGGCATGGTGCGCACGTTCCAGCTGACCAAGGTGCTCTCGAAGCTCACGGTCATCGAGAACATGCGCCTCGGCGCCACCGGCCAGCGCGGCGAGAAGTTCTTCCCGTCGATCCTCAAGACGCTGTGGCGCGGCCAGGAGGACGAGATCACCGCTCGAGCGGACGACCTCCTCGCCCGCTTCAAGCTCGATGCCAAGCGTGAGGACTTCGCCGGCTCCCTGTCCGGCGGCCAGCGCAAGCTGCTCGAGATGGCGCGCGCGCTGATGGTCGACCCCGAGCTGATCATGCTCGACGAGCCGATGGCCGGCGTGAACCCGGCGCTCAAGCAGTCCCTGCTGGGGCACGTGAAGTCGCTGCGCGACGAGGGCCGCACGGTCCTGTTCGTCGAGCACGACATGGACATGGTCCGCGACATCTCCGACTGGGTCATCGTCATGGCCCAGGGGCAGATCGTCGCCGAGGGCACGCCGGAAGCCGTGATGGCCGACCAGCGCGTCATCGACGCGTACCTGGGCGCCCACCACGACGAGGACCTCACCGAGCTGGACGAGGATCAGCTCGCACAGCAGGTCGAGGCCGAGATCGAAGCCGAGGAGTCCGACAAATGA
- a CDS encoding branched-chain amino acid ABC transporter permease, whose product MRLRTAALLSVIFAGLVFLANPAMAETTSPTPGPSASAPASDAPVTGPAIRVRLLDQKEGKAGDNPPPVPDVTVTVSDDSGTEIGSAVTNEMGVAAVAIPGKGKYEVSIDESTLPAGVKLTGKKSLDVTVNLASGQNVAFPLNGKVVEATPFTERLVDSLISGIKYGLIIALAAMGLSLIFGTTGLTNFSHGELITFGAITAYFLNSTLGLPVIVAGLLTIVIGGIFGWGQDRVLWRPLRSRGTGIIAMMIVSIGLGLLLRNLYQFFFGAATRSYTDYTSQRARDYGLFDLSNKEIAIMGIAIVAIGIVATIMTRTRLGKAMRAVSDNPALSASSGMRVDGVISSVWIMGAALSALSGVLLGLNSQVNFMMGYQLLLMVFAATVLGGLGTVWGAVLGSLIIGIITEVGPLLGVPSSIKEVGALIVLILILLIRPQGILGRAERIG is encoded by the coding sequence GTGCGACTGCGAACAGCGGCGCTGCTCTCGGTGATCTTCGCCGGGCTCGTGTTTCTCGCGAACCCGGCGATGGCTGAGACCACGTCCCCCACCCCCGGACCCAGCGCCTCGGCGCCGGCCTCCGATGCCCCCGTGACAGGTCCGGCCATCCGCGTGCGGCTGCTCGACCAGAAGGAGGGCAAGGCCGGCGACAACCCGCCGCCCGTGCCCGACGTCACCGTCACCGTCTCCGACGACTCCGGCACCGAGATCGGCAGCGCCGTCACCAACGAGATGGGCGTCGCCGCTGTGGCGATCCCCGGCAAGGGAAAGTACGAGGTCTCCATCGACGAGTCCACGCTTCCCGCCGGCGTGAAGCTGACCGGCAAGAAGTCGCTCGACGTCACCGTGAACCTCGCCTCGGGCCAGAACGTCGCGTTCCCGCTGAACGGCAAGGTCGTCGAGGCCACGCCGTTCACCGAGCGCCTCGTCGACAGCCTGATCTCGGGCATCAAGTACGGCCTGATCATCGCGCTCGCCGCGATGGGGCTGTCGCTGATCTTCGGCACGACCGGCCTGACGAACTTCTCGCACGGCGAGCTGATCACCTTCGGCGCGATCACGGCCTACTTCCTCAACTCCACGCTCGGGTTGCCGGTGATCGTCGCGGGCCTGCTGACCATCGTGATCGGCGGCATCTTCGGCTGGGGCCAGGACCGGGTGCTGTGGCGACCACTGCGCAGCCGGGGCACCGGCATCATCGCGATGATGATCGTCTCGATCGGCCTCGGACTGCTGCTGCGCAACCTGTACCAGTTCTTCTTCGGCGCGGCGACGCGCTCCTACACCGACTACACGTCGCAGCGGGCGCGTGACTACGGCCTGTTCGACCTGTCGAACAAGGAGATCGCGATCATGGGCATCGCGATCGTGGCCATCGGCATCGTCGCCACGATCATGACCCGCACCCGCCTGGGCAAGGCCATGCGCGCCGTCTCGGACAACCCGGCCCTCTCGGCCTCGTCCGGCATGCGCGTCGACGGCGTGATCTCGTCGGTCTGGATCATGGGCGCGGCGCTCTCGGCGCTCTCGGGCGTCCTGCTGGGCCTCAACAGCCAGGTCAACTTCATGATGGGCTACCAGCTGCTGCTCATGGTGTTCGCCGCCACCGTCCTCGGTGGCCTCGGCACCGTCTGGGGCGCGGTCCTCGGCTCGCTGATCATCGGCATCATCACCGAGGTCGGACCGCTGCTGGGCGTCCCGAGCTCCATCAAGGAGGTGGGCGCGCTGATCGTGCTCATCCTCATCCTGCTCATCAGGCCTCAGGGCATCCTGGGCCGCGCGGAGAGGATCGGCTGA